One Vicia villosa cultivar HV-30 ecotype Madison, WI linkage group LG5, Vvil1.0, whole genome shotgun sequence genomic window, CATGTAAATGCTAAAAAAAATGTAGAATGTGGGAATTGAACCCATACCATTTTATCAAAGGTCAAACACCTTTCCATTAAGTTGCTTGCTATAATTTGTTAATTTTCTCCATGTTTCAAAGGGTAGTAATAACATGGACTGTTATTTTCATTTACAATTTCAATATAATTATTCTTATAGTCTTTTAGTGTATTAATTTTAaattggctaaattacagttttggtccccctattttggtcaattcacgaaatcagtccccctatttattttttaaacagttttagtcctcCATGTCTATTTTTCGtccaaaaaatgttgatttttcAGTTTTTTGTATTCGTGGGATACTTTCTGAACGAGAGAGAACGTAGAGAGCGTTTTTTGGAGAATGAACGAGATGAACGAACAAATTGGGAGAAAAAGATGACGATTAAAGAACACGATTAAAGGAAGAAAATGTCgtcaataattaatatttcttattcCAAGTTAATAAAAGTATGTTACGTATCTAAAAAATAGTAAACAACAATGTTTTTTGAATGGAAAATGGAcatgagggaccaaaactgtttaaaaaataaatagggggaCTGATTTCATGAGTTGGCCAAAAtaaggggaccaaaactgtaatttagccttttaaattagttaataatattaatatttcagtatttaatgaaattaattaataattatagtaTATAGTTACTAATTtaagtattttagtattttaattaccgtattttagtattttaataattgtaaaaaaaaataataaacttcaacatatttacttaaataattacttaaatcaataataggcacttatatgtaaaaattaaatcaataattaaaagcttaaatttatactttttttgttttaaaataaatgtattttaaaaaattttatatacaaaattaatatttttcataattattgttataaataaatattaaatgtattatttatttttctcaaaatttcatacattgaaatattctttgaaaaatacattgaaattaatatataaatattcaactatATATTACAATTATTAACTAAtttgattaatattaaatattaaattaaatataaattacaacTATATACTACattgaaatatttaattacaataattaaaatattaaaatattgaaattattaactatttactataattattaactaatttgattaaatactaaaatattagtaatattggttcagtggtgattgacaCTGAACTTGATAGGGAAGATAATGATTCGATCCTCCGCAACTACGATcggttcaaaaaaaaatttattttttaaatacattaAGTAACTAATGTATCTCATCGATCATCAACCATAAGATATGAAGTAACTTATTAGGAACAACTATTTTTACTAATCGGACCTTAGTTGCACAGTTGAAAATTCTTTCCTGTTTCTCTTTCATCCAAATTATGTTTTGTTTTGTGGACGTATGTTCTTAcactttgggttttttttttttttgttgttggatATTTTGGTATACTAGCATGGTTACTTTATTGATTATTGATGGATCAGTAGTTCAAATTATTTATTCAAGGTTAATTTAGtcttacaattatttttaaatgataaaatgaaaatGAATTGAATTGTCTTAGTGAAGTTCAAGtgattttgtttcttcttcttaaaAGCTAAATAGTTACTTTTTAGAATCATGTTAGCCAATAAGATAGACAACTCAAATAATTTCTAACACAACATAATAACATTATAACTGACATAGAAAATAACATTACAAGTACTGCATATACATGTGCAGTTTATTTATACAAGTTGGATCTATCATCACACATGAGACGACATGCATGCATGCATGATGAAAAGCTACAAACTATGCAGCTGCAACTTGGTTAGAACTTAGCTTCAACTCAGAATGAAAAGACCATGAATAAACTTCATGTGGTGCATAATCTAATCCAGTGGAAGCTGACAAACCAACCCTTACCCATTCAGGAAGAACATCCTTTAAGACCACAATTTCACTATGGGTAAATTCACCAGGTGTATAAGGATAAGTTAATAAAACACTTAACTCACTAGTAGCAGCTTTAAAACTTATCTCAACTTCAGTCCAACGATCAGTATACAAAGTCCATGGGACAGTACTTTTGGATTCGATAGAGTTAACATCGATTCCAATATGAGGGTCGCTTGGATCCCACGCATTTTTGTAAGTGTCAAACTCAACAGCAACGGTTTGAACAGTTTTGTTATACTCTTTGCTGTTGAAAAGTCCGAGAAACCCACCAGGACCTCCTGGCTTGGTATCTACCGGTGCGAGGAAGAACGCTATTCCGTCGGCAATCGGACTTCCAACTGCATCTATAGAAAAATGGAAGGAAGTGTTGAAATCAGCAACGTTGCCGGTTTTGCTATCCCAGATATGGATAGGTGCAGAATAGAGAACTCTGCCAACATCGTTCTCTTCTCTCTTGGTCAGATACACCCTCTCGTTGGAGGTATAGGCAGTGCCTTGGAAGATTAGATTTGGTTGGTCTGAGACAAACTTTGGGATGGAAAAGGAAGTGGTTTCAGTTTCAGTTGAGTTTACTTGGAAGAAAAACAATGTTGCTAAGGAAATGGATAGAACTGTTACACAAAATGAGATTTGGGTAGTAGCCATATTGTTCTTAATTTACTTCTATCCAATGTCCATATTTATATACGCATGCCCTCTTCATTCTACCAGTCTACATGGAGGCATGTGTGGCTTATAACGGAACGCCATAACAAAACCTATAAATgataaaaacatgtttttttacCGACATCTTCAtgtctatttaaaataaaattaaaaatttaaatttatttatacaaAAGATATCAATACCCAATCCAAACTTATCTACACTATTATATACGGTGAACTCACAACAAAACACACAAGGGTGAAGTTGTAAAAATATAGTTTTGAAAAAGTCACTTCAAAATGAATCCAATCTTGCGTAAGGATGTGCAATTCTTGTTCTTTGAATTAATCTAACCAGTGGTTTAAAAATTAGACCGGATATTAAACCAGTGAATGTACTGGgttactggtttattggtcgaaccactgagtCATTGGTCAAACCATATGATTAAACTGAATTAAACTGGATAACTCGATTGAATAGATCTGTCGAACCAGATGATTTaatctctacaaaatataactaatacttaaatttttttaaaatatcattttataaataaattcacaagttcataatttaaattcaaattttaaacataattatcatatataataaaatagtataaaattataaagtataattgcaaataattttttttttaataaggcaAATGGAATTAAAGAAAAAGGAGAGATACAAAAAAGAGAGGGGGGACTATACCAAGACCCTCTCAGCAATTACGAAACCTGTAAAAACACATCCCTAATCTATTTTTTACAAAATCACATCTAATAAAGAACCGTCACAGTTACCTTTAACCCAACCAAGAAGGGGGGCTGCCAAAGTACCTCCACAatacaaataaaatttaattgcaacataatctaattgaataatttataacaaaattgtttactaaatttaacttcaagaaagaaaaaaatattttaatgttggaatctccttcttcaatattaaaattatcggtaacaaaatcaaccgcatctgcaacattttattttattttatcttatttttttaattttatttctaatttttcatTAAGATAATCAAAACAACGtcattttacttttttaaaataataaaaattaaaacatgcATTTAAACCACTGGTTCAATAAAACTGTCGGTTTTTCTGGTTTTCCTGGCCGATTCCAAAAGTTGAATCAGACCAGTTACCTGGTCGGTTCCCGACGACCGACCGGTCCGGTctagtttttaaaacactgaatcTAACGGTGaacttattatttttgttttatttataataaaaatattttaatcatcaTTTTTAACCTTTAGTCGGGTTACTTCAACTCAGTTTCAGACACGCAATCGTCATTTTGACCCTGAGTTAGACCTTGCCATCATCTTTAATTACATCTGATGAACAAAAAATTTGAATTCaccaaattaactaattaattcacAAATTATATACGGTTGGAATTGGAATTTTATGATGATTTTAAATATGtattcaaaattacaaaataaacaTTGAATTTGACAAATCAAAGCAAAAAAGTAGTGTGAAACTCGAACACAAACACACTCGTTCCGGTTTGGTTATGAAGTTTTATGAAAAACTAATTGTAAAATTTAGCTCCTGGTAAAATTCCGCTTTTAATGGTGTATTCATTTGCTTGAAATAGTTAAGAATTATGATTTTGCCATTTtggtgtttttgaaaaaaaaaatcaaaaattaaatttaCTTCTAATAATTTCCTCActgcaaaaattaaattaaaatcaaatatacaaTTAATTAAAAACACTGAAAAATTCCATTAACCACACACTTGTAGTTACAAACCTACATAGTTATTTCAACAACGGGAAGCTTCGATATCGATATTGTTAAAATTTAAGTGTGAGCGATAAAAATAGAGAAATgattgatttataaa contains:
- the LOC131606431 gene encoding lectin beta-1 and beta-2 chains-like, whose amino-acid sequence is MATTQISFCVTVLSISLATLFFFQVNSTETETTSFSIPKFVSDQPNLIFQGTAYTSNERVYLTKREENDVGRVLYSAPIHIWDSKTGNVADFNTSFHFSIDAVGSPIADGIAFFLAPVDTKPGGPGGFLGLFNSKEYNKTVQTVAVEFDTYKNAWDPSDPHIGIDVNSIESKSTVPWTLYTDRWTEVEISFKAATSELSVLLTYPYTPGEFTHSEIVVLKDVLPEWVRVGLSASTGLDYAPHEVYSWSFHSELKLSSNQVAAA